In Vigna angularis cultivar LongXiaoDou No.4 chromosome 8, ASM1680809v1, whole genome shotgun sequence, one DNA window encodes the following:
- the LOC108345808 gene encoding protein AUXIN SIGNALING F-BOX 2 isoform X1, producing MNCFPDEVIEQIFGYVTSQRDRNALSLVCKNWHKLERCSRKSVFIGNCYSISPERVIERFPELKSLNLKGKPHFADFNLVPHGWGGFVYPWIEALVKSRVDLEELRLKRMVVTDEGLDLLSRSFMNFKSLVLISCEGFTTTGLATIAANCRFLRELDLQENEVEHRGQWLNCFPDCCTTLVSLNFACLKGEINLGALERLVARSPNLKSLRLNHTVPLTALQRILMQAPQLVDLGIGSFVHDPHSDVCTRLKNTIKKCKSMTSLSGFFEVLPGCLRTIYPVCMNLTALNLSYAAGIHCRDLIKLICFCGKLQRLWIMDYIGDYGLGVVASACKDLQELRVFPSVLIGLNGPAGVSEKGLVAISRGCSKLHSLLYFCQQMTNAALITVAKNCPNFVRFRLCILDPTKPDPDTMQPLDEGFGAIVQSCKQLRRLSLSGWLTDQVFLYIGVYAEQLEMLSIAFAGESDKGMMYVLNGCKKLRKLEIRDSPFGDSALLSDIGKYETMRSLWMSSCDVTIGACKALAEKMQRLNVEIFNENEKVDSNVEDGQKVQKMYLYRTLAGKRNDAPEHVWTL from the exons aTGAATTGTTTTCCAGATGAGGTGATTGAGCAAATATTTGGCTATGTGACTTCACAGAGAGACAGGAATGCCTTGTCTCTGGTGTGCAAGAACTGGCACAAATTAGAGAGATGCAGTAGGAAGAGTGTGTTCATAGGGAATTGTTACTCCATTAGTCCTGAGAGAGTGATAGAAAGGTTTCCTGAGCTAAAGTCCTTAAATTTAAAGGGAAAACCTCATTTTGCAGATTTTAATTTGGTTCCTCACGGTTGGGGTGGTTTTGTGTATCCTTGGATTGAAGCACTGGTCAAGAGCAGGGTTGATTTGGAGGAGCTTAGGCTGAAGAGGATGGTGGTTACAGATGAGGGCTTGGATCTACTTTCCCGTTCTTTCATGAATTTCAAGTCTCTGGTTCTTATTAGTTGTGAAGGGTTCACCACCACTGGCCTCGCAACTATAGCTGCAAATTGTAG GTTCCTCAGGGAGCTGGATTTGCAGGAAAATGAAGTTGAACACAGAGGGCAGTGGCTAAACTGCTTTCCTGATTGCTGTACAACACTTGTATCTCTTAATTTTGCCTGCCTTAAAGGAGAGATTAATCTGGGGGCTCTTGAGAGACTTGTGGCCAGATCTCCTAACCTTAAAAGCTTAAGGTTAAACCATACCGTGCCCCTCACTGCACTCCAAAGGATATTGATGCAAGCACCTCAACTAGTGGACTTGGGTATTGGGTCATTTGTCCATGATCCACATTCTGATGTCTGCACTAGGCTGAAGAACACCATTAAAAAGTGCAAGTCAATGACCAGTTTGTCAGGATTTTTTGAAGTTCTTCCTGGCTGCCTTAGAACTATATATCCTGTTTGCATGAACCTAACAGCCTTGAACCTGAGCTATGCAGCAGGGATTCATTGCAGAGACCTAATAAAACTAATTTGCTTCTGTGGGAAACTTCAGCGTTTATgg ATAATGGATTACATTGGAGACTATGGGCTAGGTGTTGTGGCTTCCGCATGCAAAGATTTGCAAGAACTAAGGGTTTTTCCATCCGTTCTCATTGGTTTAAATGGCCCAGCAGGAGTCTCAGAGAAAGGACTTGTTGCCATCTCCAGGGGTTGCTCTAAGCTTCACTCATTGCTGTACTTCTGTCAGCAGATGACAAACGCTGCCCTCATAACTGTGGCTAAAAACTGCCCAAATTTCGTCCGCTTTAGATTGTGCATCCTTGATCCAACAAAACCTGACCCTGATACAATGCAGCCGCTCGATGAAGGTTTTGGTGCAATTGTGCAGTCTTGCAAGCAACTCCGGCGGTTGTCACTATCCGGCTGGTTGACCGATCAGGTTTTCCTTTACATTGGGGTGTATGCTGAGCAGCTTGAGATGCTGTCAATTGCCTTTGCTGGAGAAAGTGACAAGGGAATGATGTATGTGTTGAATGGATGCAAGAAACTACGCAAGCTTGAGATACGAGATAGCCCTTTTGGTGACTCGGCTCTTCTGTCGGACATAGGGAAGTATGAAACTATGCGGTCGCTGTGGATGTCGTCCTGTGATGTCACCATTGGAGCTTGCAAGGCACTAGCTGAGAAGATGCAAAGGCTAAATGTGGagatatttaatgaaaatgagaAGGTAGATTCCAATGTGGAAGATGGTCAGAAAGTACAGAAGATGTACTTGTACAGAACATTGGCTGGGAAAAGGAACGATGCACCAGAACATGTGTGGACTCTGTAG
- the LOC108345808 gene encoding protein AUXIN SIGNALING F-BOX 2 isoform X2: MVVTDEGLDLLSRSFMNFKSLVLISCEGFTTTGLATIAANCRFLRELDLQENEVEHRGQWLNCFPDCCTTLVSLNFACLKGEINLGALERLVARSPNLKSLRLNHTVPLTALQRILMQAPQLVDLGIGSFVHDPHSDVCTRLKNTIKKCKSMTSLSGFFEVLPGCLRTIYPVCMNLTALNLSYAAGIHCRDLIKLICFCGKLQRLWIMDYIGDYGLGVVASACKDLQELRVFPSVLIGLNGPAGVSEKGLVAISRGCSKLHSLLYFCQQMTNAALITVAKNCPNFVRFRLCILDPTKPDPDTMQPLDEGFGAIVQSCKQLRRLSLSGWLTDQVFLYIGVYAEQLEMLSIAFAGESDKGMMYVLNGCKKLRKLEIRDSPFGDSALLSDIGKYETMRSLWMSSCDVTIGACKALAEKMQRLNVEIFNENEKVDSNVEDGQKVQKMYLYRTLAGKRNDAPEHVWTL, from the exons ATGGTGGTTACAGATGAGGGCTTGGATCTACTTTCCCGTTCTTTCATGAATTTCAAGTCTCTGGTTCTTATTAGTTGTGAAGGGTTCACCACCACTGGCCTCGCAACTATAGCTGCAAATTGTAG GTTCCTCAGGGAGCTGGATTTGCAGGAAAATGAAGTTGAACACAGAGGGCAGTGGCTAAACTGCTTTCCTGATTGCTGTACAACACTTGTATCTCTTAATTTTGCCTGCCTTAAAGGAGAGATTAATCTGGGGGCTCTTGAGAGACTTGTGGCCAGATCTCCTAACCTTAAAAGCTTAAGGTTAAACCATACCGTGCCCCTCACTGCACTCCAAAGGATATTGATGCAAGCACCTCAACTAGTGGACTTGGGTATTGGGTCATTTGTCCATGATCCACATTCTGATGTCTGCACTAGGCTGAAGAACACCATTAAAAAGTGCAAGTCAATGACCAGTTTGTCAGGATTTTTTGAAGTTCTTCCTGGCTGCCTTAGAACTATATATCCTGTTTGCATGAACCTAACAGCCTTGAACCTGAGCTATGCAGCAGGGATTCATTGCAGAGACCTAATAAAACTAATTTGCTTCTGTGGGAAACTTCAGCGTTTATgg ATAATGGATTACATTGGAGACTATGGGCTAGGTGTTGTGGCTTCCGCATGCAAAGATTTGCAAGAACTAAGGGTTTTTCCATCCGTTCTCATTGGTTTAAATGGCCCAGCAGGAGTCTCAGAGAAAGGACTTGTTGCCATCTCCAGGGGTTGCTCTAAGCTTCACTCATTGCTGTACTTCTGTCAGCAGATGACAAACGCTGCCCTCATAACTGTGGCTAAAAACTGCCCAAATTTCGTCCGCTTTAGATTGTGCATCCTTGATCCAACAAAACCTGACCCTGATACAATGCAGCCGCTCGATGAAGGTTTTGGTGCAATTGTGCAGTCTTGCAAGCAACTCCGGCGGTTGTCACTATCCGGCTGGTTGACCGATCAGGTTTTCCTTTACATTGGGGTGTATGCTGAGCAGCTTGAGATGCTGTCAATTGCCTTTGCTGGAGAAAGTGACAAGGGAATGATGTATGTGTTGAATGGATGCAAGAAACTACGCAAGCTTGAGATACGAGATAGCCCTTTTGGTGACTCGGCTCTTCTGTCGGACATAGGGAAGTATGAAACTATGCGGTCGCTGTGGATGTCGTCCTGTGATGTCACCATTGGAGCTTGCAAGGCACTAGCTGAGAAGATGCAAAGGCTAAATGTGGagatatttaatgaaaatgagaAGGTAGATTCCAATGTGGAAGATGGTCAGAAAGTACAGAAGATGTACTTGTACAGAACATTGGCTGGGAAAAGGAACGATGCACCAGAACATGTGTGGACTCTGTAG